Proteins encoded within one genomic window of Balneolaceae bacterium:
- a CDS encoding GNAT family N-acetyltransferase has product MKFVFLADYPEALPIVAKWYYEQWGRQHGIDSVKRSEEILSDYFNRNTMPLLILALEKDEILGAIQLKFYEMDIYPNREHWLGGVFVPEKHRGRKIARKLILHAMKIAKSHEVDILFLQTEKLDGGLYKRLGWKPVEKATYRGKEVLIMKKKL; this is encoded by the coding sequence ATGAAATTTGTCTTTTTAGCAGATTATCCGGAGGCTTTGCCAATCGTTGCCAAATGGTATTACGAACAGTGGGGCCGGCAACACGGAATAGATTCTGTAAAAAGATCTGAAGAGATACTATCTGATTACTTCAATCGGAATACCATGCCTCTCTTAATTCTTGCCTTAGAAAAAGATGAAATCCTGGGAGCCATACAGCTAAAATTCTACGAAATGGATATCTACCCAAACAGAGAACATTGGCTGGGTGGTGTGTTTGTACCAGAAAAGCACCGGGGAAGAAAAATCGCGCGAAAACTTATTCTGCATGCAATGAAGATTGCGAAATCTCATGAAGTGGATATTCTGTTTCTTCAAACAGAAAAATTAGACGGTGGACTTTACAAACGCCTTGGCTGGAAACCGGTTGAAAAAGCAACCTATCGGGGCAAAGAGGTACTGATTATGAAGAAAAAATTATGA
- a CDS encoding methyltransferase domain-containing protein — MSTSLSDKSSVDEIRKRFDNDVERFSNIETGQEATIDAPLMMELIAQAAAGNNPDAKNILDIGCGAGNNTLKLLEHLPDLNCDLIDLSQPMLDRAQARIKAESLGKIRTLREDFRNADLSTEYYDIVIAAAVLHHLRDDEDWENAFKKIYEITAPGGSVWISDLVTHESDTIEHLMWNRYGEYLKSTGGTEYRDRVFEYIDLEDSPRPVTYQLDLLKKSGFKTVEILHKNSCFAAFGAIKKD; from the coding sequence ATGAGTACCTCTTTAAGTGATAAATCTTCCGTTGATGAGATCAGGAAGCGGTTTGACAATGATGTAGAACGTTTCTCAAATATAGAAACCGGTCAGGAGGCCACCATCGATGCTCCACTAATGATGGAGCTGATTGCGCAGGCAGCCGCCGGCAACAATCCCGACGCTAAAAATATTTTGGATATTGGCTGTGGCGCCGGAAACAACACACTAAAACTTTTGGAACATCTGCCTGATCTGAATTGTGATCTTATTGACCTGAGCCAACCGATGCTGGACCGGGCCCAGGCGCGCATTAAAGCTGAAAGCCTGGGGAAAATTCGCACACTGCGTGAAGATTTTAGAAATGCAGATCTGTCCACCGAATATTATGATATTGTGATTGCCGCGGCTGTTCTGCATCACCTGCGGGATGATGAGGACTGGGAGAACGCGTTCAAAAAAATATATGAGATAACAGCACCCGGCGGCAGCGTTTGGATTAGCGATTTGGTGACACACGAAAGTGATACTATTGAACATTTGATGTGGAACCGGTACGGGGAATATTTAAAATCCACCGGCGGAACTGAATACAGGGACAGAGTTTTTGAATATATCGACCTGGAAGACTCACCGCGGCCGGTAACCTATCAGCTTGATTTACTAAAAAAATCTGGGTTTAAAACAGTGGAGATCCTGCATAAAAACTCCTGCTTTGCTGCGTTTGGAGCGATTAAAAAAGATTGA